The uncultured Bacteroides sp. genome has a segment encoding these proteins:
- a CDS encoding HEAT repeat domain-containing protein, with amino-acid sequence MKKLFLFMLFVQSCFLLNAQTIVKPSIKSKTSFAIIIDNQSYNKVKEAVEAYRKVIEKDGLGTYIISDDWKSPEDIRALLIKLHDDKKSPLEGTVFVGDIPIPMLRDAQHLSSAFKMNQARDWKLSSIPSDRYYDDFGLQFKFLKQDADKPLYYYFSLKAESDQVLSSDIYSARIKPLELPGKDKYQMLEKYLNKVVAERTANPANVIDNLTMARGHGYNSESLDAWSGEQLALNEQFPELFKAGNRVKFMDFESRWPIKGYYLTEVQRPELDIMLFHHHGAEDTQYLNGYKNVSDATNSIENIKLYVREKVLSSYKKSKDKEAAIQQYVKYLGIPREWCEEAFDPKKIEADSIYNLNLDIHTTDIHKITPNARFVMFDACFNGSFYEKDYIAGSYIFNEGKTLVAQGNTVNTIQDKWPDEFLGLLNSGLRIGLWGKHVHFLETHIIGDPTYHFANHSNVKFDINEALTLYNNDVPYWQKLVNYPNVDVQAMALRKLYENKYKGISSLLKETYFSSQSGVVRLEALRLLGKLDDKHFIEVLKAAIDDSYELVRRFAAEYLGKNGSDDLIPAFVHSFISDVTSPRVSFKISEAFGSMNLDKLEAEVNKQAGSAILCNRSEIDKLLENMARFKETEKKELATVLDSTSTVKDKRFVISAYRNHPDAVAVDALLSFASNSLQDKNLRVITVEALGWYNFSFRKDEIVKGLQKIVSSDKDKEIVNEAIKSINRLK; translated from the coding sequence ATGAAAAAATTATTTCTGTTCATGCTGTTTGTGCAATCCTGTTTTTTATTAAATGCACAGACCATTGTAAAACCATCTATAAAAAGCAAAACTTCATTTGCCATTATTATAGATAATCAAAGTTACAATAAAGTAAAAGAGGCTGTTGAGGCTTATCGTAAGGTTATTGAGAAAGATGGGCTGGGAACCTATATCATATCAGATGACTGGAAATCACCGGAAGATATACGTGCGTTGCTCATTAAGTTACATGATGATAAGAAATCGCCGCTTGAGGGAACTGTTTTCGTAGGTGATATTCCTATCCCTATGCTTCGTGATGCACAGCATCTAAGTTCGGCCTTTAAAATGAATCAGGCGCGTGACTGGAAATTATCAAGCATACCAAGTGATCGTTATTATGATGATTTTGGATTGCAATTCAAATTCCTGAAACAAGATGCTGATAAGCCGCTTTATTACTATTTCTCTCTGAAGGCAGAATCCGATCAGGTTCTTTCTTCCGATATTTATTCAGCTCGTATCAAACCATTAGAACTGCCAGGAAAGGATAAATACCAGATGCTGGAAAAATATCTTAATAAAGTTGTGGCTGAGCGTACTGCTAATCCGGCAAATGTGATTGATAATCTCACTATGGCTCGTGGACATGGATACAATTCGGAATCACTCGATGCATGGTCGGGCGAACAACTTGCGTTAAATGAGCAATTTCCTGAGTTGTTTAAGGCTGGAAATCGCGTGAAATTTATGGACTTCGAATCACGCTGGCCTATTAAAGGATACTATCTTACAGAGGTTCAACGACCGGAACTGGATATAATGTTATTCCATCATCATGGTGCTGAAGACACACAATATTTGAATGGTTACAAAAATGTAAGTGATGCTACAAATTCCATTGAAAATATAAAGCTGTATGTCCGTGAGAAAGTGTTGTCCTCTTACAAAAAAAGTAAAGATAAAGAAGCAGCTATTCAGCAATACGTAAAATATTTAGGTATTCCCCGTGAGTGGTGCGAAGAAGCTTTTGATCCTAAAAAGATAGAAGCCGATTCTATTTACAACTTAAATCTCGACATTCACACTACAGATATTCATAAGATTACCCCAAATGCACGTTTTGTAATGTTCGATGCATGTTTCAATGGTTCTTTCTATGAGAAAGATTATATTGCCGGATCTTATATCTTTAACGAAGGGAAAACATTAGTAGCGCAAGGTAATACTGTAAATACAATTCAAGATAAGTGGCCGGATGAATTCTTAGGTTTGCTCAATTCCGGATTACGCATTGGTTTATGGGGCAAGCATGTTCATTTTCTTGAAACGCACATAATAGGTGACCCTACATATCATTTTGCAAATCACTCTAATGTTAAGTTTGATATTAATGAAGCATTGACACTTTATAACAATGATGTTCCTTATTGGCAAAAATTGGTTAACTACCCAAATGTAGATGTGCAGGCAATGGCTCTTAGAAAGCTATACGAAAATAAGTATAAAGGCATTTCTTCTTTGCTGAAAGAAACTTATTTTTCTTCTCAAAGCGGAGTTGTTCGCTTAGAAGCATTACGCTTATTGGGCAAGTTAGATGACAAGCATTTTATTGAAGTATTAAAGGCTGCAATTGATGATAGCTATGAACTTGTTCGCCGCTTTGCTGCCGAGTACCTTGGCAAGAATGGTTCAGATGATTTGATCCCGGCATTTGTTCACAGCTTTATTTCGGATGTTACTTCTCCCCGCGTTTCTTTTAAAATAAGCGAAGCCTTTGGCTCAATGAATTTAGATAAACTGGAAGCTGAAGTAAACAAGCAGGCCGGTAGTGCCATATTATGTAATCGTAGTGAAATAGATAAGCTACTGGAAAACATGGCACGTTTCAAAGAAACTGAGAAAAAAGAGCTGGCTACTGTTCTCGACTCTACCAGCACAGTGAAAGATAAACGCTTTGTTATATCTGCATATCGCAATCACCCCGATGCTGTAGCTGTAGATGCTTTACTTTCTTTTGCATCAAATTCTTTGCAAGACAAGAACCTTCGGGTAATAACTGTTGAAGCACTGGGATGGTACAACTTTAGTTTCCGAAAAGATGAGATAGTAAAGGGATTACAAAAAATAGTATCATCAGATAAAGATAAGGAAATTGTTAATGAAGCTATTAAAAGTATTAATAGGTTGAAATAA
- a CDS encoding HEAT repeat domain-containing protein, producing MRKIVLFISLFFLVASLEAQIVKEKPLKRGATVFAIFTDSKTFEKTKGAIHKYRDAVENDGLSTYIYSADWKNPEQIRNELKALYKDEPTLEGVVFIGDIPVALIRNAQHLTTAFKMDEVKFPFPESSVPSDRFYDDLHLSFEYISQDATQPQHFYYKLSETSPQDLHPDFYSARIKYPEKKGGDKYEAIAVFLNKAADFKKEKNNKMDNFVSFTGSGYNSECLIAWADEMKAYRENFPLAWKSNLNARQLNFRMDDFMKYKLLNQLQRPEVDLFMFHEHGLPEKQLINNEVPGSSFDSRYDNVRSDIFVDARKSISNGKITLDSLKNYYVKTYGLQNSFFDSLYSKGQIRKDSIRNADIYINLSDLSHLNTYPKFVMLDACYNGSFHLNNYVAGYYLFNGGNTLVVQGNSRNVLQDRWTIEMIGLLSYGVRAGQYNRLIATLEGHLFGDPTAHFASAVTGDIASDMILKSNDEITWKHYLKSDYADIQSLSLRMLADNDKQKGFSSFLLETFKESKFNTVRMEALKLLSRYANADFTQAVAIGLNDSYELVVRQAASYAGRIGAKNLLKPMADIYINQSEKQRVAYSLKNSFEIYPLEDVLKSIKEAIENSNLLDKQKVLKEISADFTQSSKQQKKGLGIIMNPNADIQKRISEIRLIRNNNYHFMLDDYLKLLSDDKENVTVKVALAEALGWFNYSYRKGEIIETCNKLIAAGNVSPEFSKELIQTINRLK from the coding sequence ATGAGAAAAATAGTTCTATTTATATCACTCTTTTTTCTGGTAGCTTCTCTAGAAGCGCAGATAGTAAAAGAGAAACCTTTGAAAAGGGGAGCTACTGTTTTTGCAATATTTACTGACAGCAAAACCTTTGAGAAAACAAAAGGTGCTATTCATAAATATCGTGATGCAGTAGAAAACGATGGACTTTCAACTTATATCTATAGTGCCGACTGGAAAAATCCTGAGCAAATAAGAAATGAGTTAAAGGCTCTCTATAAAGATGAACCTACATTAGAAGGTGTTGTGTTTATAGGAGATATACCTGTTGCATTAATCCGTAATGCCCAACATCTCACAACAGCCTTTAAAATGGATGAAGTGAAGTTCCCGTTTCCTGAGTCATCTGTTCCAAGTGACCGGTTTTATGATGATCTTCATTTGTCATTTGAGTATATATCACAAGATGCTACCCAACCTCAGCATTTTTATTATAAGCTGAGCGAGACTTCTCCACAGGATTTACATCCGGACTTTTATTCGGCACGTATTAAGTACCCCGAGAAAAAAGGAGGAGATAAGTATGAAGCCATTGCTGTGTTTCTGAACAAAGCAGCCGATTTTAAAAAGGAGAAAAACAATAAGATGGACAACTTTGTATCTTTCACCGGTAGCGGGTACAACTCGGAATGTCTTATTGCATGGGCCGACGAAATGAAAGCTTACCGCGAGAACTTTCCACTAGCCTGGAAAAGTAATCTTAATGCACGTCAATTGAACTTCCGAATGGATGATTTTATGAAGTATAAACTATTGAACCAACTTCAAAGACCGGAAGTAGACTTGTTTATGTTTCATGAACATGGATTGCCCGAAAAACAATTAATAAACAATGAGGTTCCGGGTTCTTCTTTTGATAGCCGCTATGACAATGTTCGTTCGGATATATTTGTTGATGCCCGAAAATCTATATCAAATGGTAAGATTACGCTCGATTCCCTGAAAAACTATTATGTAAAGACGTATGGACTGCAAAACAGTTTTTTTGATTCATTGTATTCTAAAGGACAAATACGAAAAGATTCTATTCGTAATGCCGATATATACATTAATCTTTCCGATCTTAGTCATTTGAATACCTATCCTAAATTTGTGATGCTTGATGCCTGCTATAATGGCTCCTTCCATTTAAATAATTATGTTGCCGGTTACTATTTGTTCAATGGTGGAAACACACTAGTGGTACAGGGCAATAGCAGAAATGTTCTTCAGGATCGTTGGACCATAGAAATGATAGGACTTCTTTCTTACGGTGTAAGAGCCGGACAGTATAATCGATTAATTGCAACTCTTGAAGGTCATCTTTTTGGTGATCCAACTGCTCATTTTGCTTCGGCAGTTACCGGAGATATTGCTTCTGATATGATTTTAAAGAGCAACGATGAAATAACCTGGAAGCATTATCTTAAATCAGATTATGCCGATATTCAGTCGCTGTCTCTAAGAATGCTGGCCGATAACGACAAACAAAAGGGCTTTTCTTCATTCCTGTTAGAAACATTCAAAGAATCTAAGTTTAATACAGTTCGTATGGAAGCTCTCAAACTGTTAAGCCGCTATGCAAATGCCGATTTTACCCAAGCTGTAGCTATAGGATTAAATGATTCCTACGAATTGGTTGTTCGTCAGGCTGCTAGTTATGCCGGACGCATTGGAGCAAAGAATTTATTAAAACCTATGGCCGATATATATATTAATCAGAGTGAAAAACAAAGAGTTGCTTATAGCCTTAAAAATTCTTTTGAAATATATCCTTTAGAAGATGTATTGAAATCTATTAAGGAAGCAATTGAGAATTCAAACCTGCTTGATAAGCAAAAGGTGCTGAAAGAAATTTCGGCGGACTTTACACAAAGTTCAAAACAACAGAAAAAAGGACTTGGCATTATAATGAATCCCAATGCAGATATTCAGAAACGAATAAGCGAGATACGTTTGATACGAAACAATAACTATCATTTCATGCTGGATGATTATCTGAAGTTGCTTTCTGATGATAAAGAAAATGTGACAGTAAAAGTTGCTTTGGCAGAAGCTTTGGGCTGGTTTAACTATTCATACCGTAAAGGAGAAATAATTGAAACATGCAACAAACTTATTGCTGCTGGAAATGTTTCACCGGAATTTAGTAAAGAGTTAATACAAACAATAAACCGATTAAAATAA
- a CDS encoding SusC/RagA family TonB-linked outer membrane protein, whose product MRLIVLLFLFIFPFTLSAQETVLIKGKVVAEDGSPLPGASVYADKSTIGEKSSVEGVVVNYNLGTTTDVNGTFSVAVPKGNTKLICSFIGYETQVIKIQNKPFINITMKESEGKLGEVVVTGYQKIEKRKLTSAVSTIKAANILQAGVSSVDMMLSGQVAGVQTTAVNGAPGAPAKIRIRGTVSLSGTQDPLWVLDGMPLEGTNLPDMSDKNIDQLFSSSIAGINPADIEDITILKDAAATAIYGARAANGVILITTKKGKEGKPTVQFSSKLSFTAKPNMSKLNLMNSSEKIDLELQLAKYNDLDSDNSITKKGAIARLFDSNSLWDQYRNGGVESLPSNVQTEIANLRSVNTNWGDELYRTAANQDYSLSINGGSEKASYYFSTGYYNELGTTKGTSLNRLNFTLKGNYKLASNLKVGATIFANERKQGSYLTGTGLITNPSRYSRSANPYQKIYDDNGNYVYDPEIPTYSGTTINYNIIEERNNTSNNLKARTMNAIFDADWEILPKLNLRSQLGLQRDNQNLQQFGGKNSYFSRRERAMSRVGDSYFVPEGGVIKNTESTLSQWNLKTVLEYRMTLAEKHEFDFMAGNELRRTKQEDIFSAGYGFNEETLTTQPVIFPDQSYSSTFPLFKKSYVENAYASFFGTLGYTYNNKYTFFGSVRMDGSDLFGVDPKYKYLPLWAASGAWRVKEESFLKNVKWINDLKLRLSYGLQGNIDKGTSKYIVGDRKTATLLPGQTESTITPTNLPNDRLRWEKTATWNAGFDIAVLDNRIYFSADAYHRKSTDLIGMRTVALENGLGTATINWAGVTNKGLELSLVTKNINTSDFKWSTTINVAKNINNVDNIEIPSNQITPSLKGYPVNALFAFKTAGLDEQGYPLFQKGDKKVTATEFFGLVDPEGWGMYQSTLSNEQIRDLYTYVGSKDPKISGGFINNIELGRFSLNISCSFNLGQWIKTEPFYDMVEMDRGINRSTMMNKVWTPDNKSGIYPRMIGPNTEDGNRLGDYMAFNTGYVLATNVFRDLDIWYKKINYLRVNSIRFGYEIPKNLLTKVGISYAKVNLEAQNPFVIASNYEGYFDPETLGNIYAQPMPKSITVGLNVTF is encoded by the coding sequence ATGAGATTAATCGTGTTATTATTTCTTTTTATTTTTCCCTTTACTTTATCAGCACAAGAAACGGTTCTGATAAAGGGAAAAGTTGTGGCGGAGGATGGAAGTCCTTTACCTGGTGCTTCTGTCTATGCCGACAAAAGTACTATTGGCGAAAAGTCATCTGTTGAAGGAGTTGTAGTTAATTACAATCTTGGAACTACAACAGATGTGAATGGTACATTCTCTGTGGCTGTTCCAAAAGGGAACACTAAGTTGATTTGCAGTTTTATTGGCTATGAAACACAAGTTATTAAGATTCAGAATAAACCCTTTATCAATATTACCATGAAGGAATCTGAGGGTAAGCTTGGCGAAGTAGTAGTAACCGGATACCAGAAAATAGAGAAACGAAAGCTTACTTCAGCTGTTTCTACTATCAAAGCTGCCAATATATTGCAAGCAGGTGTTTCAAGTGTTGATATGATGTTGAGCGGACAAGTTGCCGGTGTGCAAACAACTGCAGTAAACGGAGCACCGGGTGCTCCTGCAAAAATACGAATCCGTGGTACTGTTTCTTTAAGTGGTACGCAAGATCCTCTTTGGGTATTGGATGGTATGCCTCTTGAAGGCACAAACCTGCCCGATATGTCCGATAAGAACATTGACCAGCTCTTTTCTTCTTCAATCGCAGGTATCAACCCTGCAGATATTGAAGATATTACTATACTGAAAGATGCTGCTGCAACAGCTATCTACGGAGCCAGAGCTGCTAATGGTGTTATTCTTATCACTACTAAAAAAGGAAAAGAAGGAAAACCAACTGTTCAGTTTAGTTCAAAACTCTCCTTTACTGCAAAACCCAACATGAGTAAACTCAATCTGATGAATTCTTCAGAAAAGATTGATCTGGAATTGCAACTGGCAAAATACAACGATCTGGATTCAGACAATTCTATTACAAAAAAAGGTGCAATAGCACGCTTATTCGATAGTAACAGTTTATGGGATCAATACCGTAACGGAGGAGTTGAAAGCTTACCTTCAAATGTACAGACTGAAATTGCAAATTTACGTTCGGTTAATACAAACTGGGGAGATGAACTTTACCGCACAGCAGCTAATCAGGACTATAGCCTTAGTATAAACGGAGGCTCAGAAAAAGCTTCATATTATTTTTCAACCGGCTATTATAATGAATTGGGTACTACAAAAGGTACATCGCTGAACAGATTGAACTTCACTCTTAAAGGAAATTACAAACTGGCCAGCAACTTAAAAGTGGGAGCTACTATTTTTGCTAACGAAAGAAAACAAGGATCTTATCTTACCGGAACAGGATTAATAACTAACCCATCAAGATATTCAAGATCGGCCAATCCTTATCAGAAAATCTATGATGATAACGGGAATTATGTTTATGATCCGGAGATACCTACTTATAGTGGAACTACCATTAATTACAATATTATCGAAGAGAGAAACAACACCTCTAATAATTTGAAGGCCCGTACTATGAATGCAATCTTTGATGCAGATTGGGAAATTTTGCCTAAACTAAATCTTAGATCACAATTAGGACTGCAACGTGACAATCAGAACTTACAGCAATTCGGCGGAAAAAACAGCTATTTCTCTCGCAGAGAAAGAGCTATGAGCCGTGTGGGGGATTCTTATTTTGTACCTGAGGGCGGGGTTATCAAAAACACTGAAAGTACTTTATCACAATGGAATCTGAAAACGGTTCTTGAATATAGAATGACATTGGCTGAAAAGCATGAGTTCGACTTTATGGCCGGTAATGAGTTGAGACGCACAAAACAAGAAGATATATTCTCTGCCGGATATGGCTTCAATGAAGAAACACTTACCACTCAACCTGTTATTTTCCCGGACCAGTCATACTCTTCAACGTTCCCTTTATTCAAGAAAAGTTATGTAGAAAATGCTTATGCATCATTCTTCGGAACATTAGGCTATACATACAATAACAAATACACATTCTTTGGTAGTGTAAGAATGGACGGGTCTGATCTATTCGGTGTTGATCCTAAATACAAGTATCTTCCATTATGGGCGGCTTCGGGTGCATGGAGAGTGAAGGAAGAATCTTTCCTGAAAAATGTAAAATGGATTAACGACCTTAAGCTTCGTTTATCATACGGTTTACAAGGTAATATTGATAAAGGAACTTCTAAATACATTGTTGGTGACAGGAAAACAGCAACTTTACTACCCGGACAAACAGAATCAACAATTACTCCAACCAACTTACCGAATGACCGCTTACGTTGGGAAAAGACTGCTACGTGGAATGCCGGATTTGATATAGCCGTTCTCGATAACAGAATCTATTTCAGTGCTGATGCTTATCACAGAAAATCAACCGATCTTATCGGAATGAGAACTGTAGCTTTGGAAAACGGACTTGGAACTGCTACAATCAATTGGGCAGGAGTTACAAATAAAGGATTGGAATTGAGTTTGGTTACTAAAAATATCAATACTTCGGATTTCAAATGGAGCACCACTATTAATGTAGCTAAAAACATAAACAACGTTGACAATATTGAAATACCGTCTAATCAAATTACTCCTTCACTGAAAGGATATCCGGTTAATGCTTTGTTTGCTTTCAAAACAGCCGGACTTGATGAACAAGGATATCCTTTATTTCAGAAAGGCGATAAGAAAGTAACAGCTACCGAGTTCTTCGGATTAGTTGATCCTGAAGGTTGGGGTATGTATCAAAGTACATTGAGTAATGAACAGATACGTGACTTGTACACTTATGTAGGCAGTAAAGATCCAAAAATCTCAGGTGGTTTCATTAATAATATTGAGCTTGGTCGCTTTTCTCTAAACATTTCCTGCTCATTCAATCTGGGACAATGGATAAAGACAGAACCATTTTATGATATGGTAGAGATGGACAGAGGAATAAATCGCTCGACTATGATGAACAAAGTGTGGACACCAGACAATAAATCGGGCATCTATCCGCGTATGATCGGACCAAATACGGAAGACGGCAATCGCTTGGGCGACTATATGGCATTTAATACCGGATATGTACTTGCTACCAATGTATTCCGCGATCTGGATATCTGGTATAAAAAGATCAATTACCTACGTGTAAATAGTATTCGTTTTGGATATGAAATTCCTAAGAACTTACTCACAAAGGTAGGCATCTCTTATGCAAAAGTAAATTTAGAGGCACAAAATCCATTTGTTATTGCATCTAACTATGAGGGATATTTTGATCCGGAAACTCTGGGTAACATTTATGCTCAGCCAATGCCGAAATCAATTACAGTAGGATTAAATGTTACTTTCTAA
- a CDS encoding RagB/SusD family nutrient uptake outer membrane protein yields MKRISLYIIALSAMAFTSCDNFLDIKPVGKVIPTTYQDYRDLMTNAYETVPTDRSLSTVRGDELQLIYDDWGDYLPYHSLFIWKDINPDANTKDLPWQQFYKAILNANQVIIDGEKAADGTKEQIDQVRGEAYLMRAYMHFGLASLYSDVYSTENLNKKSVPLATTIDIWKNYERNTIGEVYKQIFSDIEDGLKLLNVDEQPKGTNYRFSKISAYGFAARVYAYTGDWENARKYALQAYEINNKLVDLNSSSAKLPQNYASDENVLAMEQTFYSELKTRFNVSDKLISAFDKTNDLRFAKYFEAKGTGYRCSLGYTLANKVSMRTAEFYLLLAASEAQVSGGDLTKAKSYLKQLLSKRLKADYYNSQATAIDAMGKDAFLQRVADERFRELACQGFRWYDLRYFGKQEITKTFNGESYTLTKGDSRYILPFPTEATEANPNLLN; encoded by the coding sequence ATGAAAAGAATTAGTTTATACATAATAGCTTTATCCGCAATGGCCTTCACATCATGTGATAACTTTCTGGATATAAAGCCTGTGGGAAAAGTAATCCCTACTACTTATCAGGATTATCGTGACCTGATGACCAATGCTTACGAAACTGTTCCAACTGACCGTTCGTTGAGCACAGTAAGAGGAGATGAATTACAACTGATATATGATGATTGGGGAGACTACCTTCCTTATCACAGTCTTTTTATCTGGAAAGATATTAATCCAGATGCCAATACAAAAGATCTTCCATGGCAGCAATTTTATAAAGCAATATTAAATGCCAATCAGGTAATTATTGATGGAGAAAAAGCTGCTGACGGTACTAAAGAACAAATTGACCAGGTCAGAGGCGAAGCTTATCTGATGAGAGCATATATGCACTTCGGACTGGCAAGTCTGTATTCTGATGTATATAGTACTGAAAATCTGAATAAGAAGTCAGTACCATTGGCAACTACCATTGATATATGGAAGAATTATGAAAGAAATACTATCGGAGAGGTGTATAAGCAAATTTTCTCTGATATTGAAGATGGATTAAAACTGCTTAATGTAGACGAACAACCTAAGGGAACAAACTATCGTTTCTCTAAAATCTCGGCTTATGGATTTGCAGCACGTGTGTATGCTTATACCGGAGACTGGGAAAACGCCAGAAAATATGCCCTGCAAGCTTATGAAATTAACAACAAACTTGTTGACTTGAACAGCAGCAGTGCAAAACTTCCTCAGAATTATGCTTCTGATGAAAATGTACTGGCTATGGAGCAAACCTTTTATTCTGAGTTAAAAACCCGATTCAATGTATCGGATAAGTTAATCAGTGCTTTCGATAAAACCAACGACCTTCGTTTTGCCAAATATTTCGAAGCAAAAGGAACAGGGTATCGTTGTTCATTAGGCTATACACTGGCCAATAAAGTTTCAATGAGAACAGCAGAATTTTATTTGCTTCTGGCAGCTTCCGAAGCTCAGGTTTCGGGTGGCGATCTAACCAAAGCGAAAAGTTACCTGAAACAACTTCTTTCCAAACGTCTGAAGGCAGATTATTACAATAGTCAAGCTACAGCTATCGACGCAATGGGTAAAGATGCCTTTTTACAGCGCGTAGCCGATGAAAGATTCAGGGAATTGGCTTGTCAGGGATTCAGATGGTATGATTTACGTTACTTCGGCAAGCAGGAAATAACTAAAACATTCAATGGAGAAAGTTATACACTGACAAAAGGAGATAGCAGATATATACTTCCTTTCCCTACTGAAGCAACTGAAGCAAACCCTAACTTACTAAACTAA